In a genomic window of Anoxybacter fermentans:
- the fbp gene encoding fructose-1,6-bisphosphate aldolase/phosphatase, with the protein MKQVTLSLIKADIGGFPGHVGIHPNLIEIGERELMNAKKKGDIIDYRVMKVGDDLQLLFYHQHGNDSPLIHELAWQTFKKAAKEAHRLRLYGAGQDLLTNAFSGNVKGMGPGVAELTFSLRPSEPVVAFMMDKTEPGAFNLPLYRIFADPFNTAGLVIDPSLQGGFVFEVWDIMKHTSVRLKTPEESYQLLALIGAKSRYVIKHVYPGPDHPKLNPEIPVASVSTEKLSQIAGEYVGKDDPVALIRCQSGLPALGEVLEPFALPYLVSGWMRGSHNGPIMPVSFDDANCTRFDGPPRIVAAGFQITEDQLVGPADLFKDPAFDEARKEASKIATYLRRQGPFEPHRLPLQDMEYTTLPQILNHLKDRFTTL; encoded by the coding sequence ATGAAGCAGGTAACATTAAGTTTGATTAAAGCCGATATTGGTGGATTTCCCGGGCATGTTGGCATTCACCCTAATCTAATCGAGATAGGAGAAAGAGAATTAATGAATGCTAAGAAAAAAGGAGATATTATTGACTATCGGGTTATGAAAGTAGGTGACGACCTCCAGCTTCTTTTCTATCACCAGCATGGAAATGACTCCCCTTTAATCCATGAACTGGCCTGGCAAACTTTTAAAAAAGCAGCAAAAGAAGCTCACAGGCTTAGATTATATGGAGCAGGTCAGGACCTTCTGACCAATGCATTCTCCGGTAATGTCAAAGGAATGGGCCCAGGAGTTGCAGAATTGACTTTTAGTTTGCGCCCTTCAGAACCGGTAGTAGCCTTTATGATGGATAAAACAGAACCCGGAGCATTTAATCTACCCCTTTACCGCATCTTTGCTGACCCATTTAATACAGCAGGACTGGTAATTGACCCATCTCTTCAAGGCGGTTTCGTTTTTGAAGTATGGGATATCATGAAACACACCTCTGTAAGGTTAAAAACCCCGGAAGAGTCTTATCAACTACTGGCTTTAATCGGCGCTAAAAGCAGATATGTGATTAAACATGTCTATCCTGGCCCAGATCATCCAAAACTGAACCCTGAAATTCCTGTAGCCAGTGTAAGTACCGAAAAACTTTCCCAAATCGCCGGAGAATATGTTGGTAAAGATGATCCGGTAGCTTTAATACGATGCCAATCAGGTCTTCCAGCATTGGGTGAAGTACTAGAACCTTTTGCTCTTCCATATCTTGTTAGTGGCTGGATGCGAGGAAGCCATAATGGCCCAATAATGCCCGTCTCTTTTGATGACGCCAACTGCACCCGATTTGATGGCCCACCCAGGATCGTAGCTGCAGGTTTCCAGATTACAGAAGATCAACTGGTCGGTCCCGCTGATCTTTTCAAAGATCCAGCCTTTGATGAAGCTCGTAAAGAAGCAAGTAAAATCGCTACCTACTTAAGACGCCAGGGACCTTTTGAACCACACCGCTTACCCCTACAGGATATGGAATATACAACTCTTCCCCAAATATTAAATCACCTTAAAGACCGCTTTACTACTCTCTAA
- the aspS gene encoding aspartate--tRNA(Asn) ligase, with translation MKRQLARELEGKIGETVKIQGWVHRIRNLGGIAFILLRDRSGVVQCVVDTKEIDIKGLKLESVVEIIGRVKEESRVELGLEILVQELKVISKVVEDLPIEINNEELKANLDTVLNHRVLSLRNLKTNAIFKVQAALAQGFAAFLKKEGFTQIFTPKIVATGTEGGTELFQVQYFDKKAYLAQSPQFYKQMLVGAGYERVFEIGHVYRAETHDTSRHTNEFISLDLEMGFIEDERDVMALETRMLKEIFAFIKEECARELDLLEVEVPEIGDEIPSIKFPEALEILRQEYGKEDLKMDLDPEGERLIAKYVKERYGSEFVFITHYPQAKRPMYTMPAEDGLTHSFDLLFRGLEITTGGQRIHDYEQLKASIISRGLSVESFSDYLEVFKFGMPPHGGLAIGLERLTGQLLGYKNIRQTTLFPRDRYRIRP, from the coding sequence ATGAAACGTCAGTTGGCAAGGGAGTTAGAAGGTAAGATTGGTGAAACCGTAAAAATTCAGGGGTGGGTGCATCGGATCCGGAATCTGGGGGGAATTGCTTTTATTCTCTTAAGAGACCGTTCCGGTGTTGTCCAGTGTGTAGTGGATACTAAAGAAATTGATATCAAAGGTTTAAAGTTGGAGAGTGTGGTTGAAATTATTGGGAGAGTGAAAGAAGAGTCCCGGGTTGAATTGGGGCTGGAAATTTTGGTTCAGGAATTGAAAGTTATTTCAAAAGTGGTAGAAGACCTTCCCATTGAGATTAACAACGAAGAATTAAAGGCAAATTTGGATACAGTTTTGAATCACAGGGTTTTGAGTTTGCGTAATCTAAAGACCAATGCTATTTTTAAGGTTCAGGCAGCATTGGCCCAGGGTTTTGCCGCTTTTCTTAAAAAGGAGGGTTTTACCCAGATCTTTACTCCAAAAATTGTGGCAACAGGTACGGAAGGAGGGACTGAACTCTTTCAAGTGCAATATTTTGATAAAAAAGCCTATCTGGCCCAGAGCCCTCAGTTTTATAAGCAGATGCTAGTAGGAGCGGGGTATGAAAGGGTCTTTGAAATTGGCCATGTTTATCGGGCAGAGACACATGATACGTCACGGCATACCAATGAATTTATTAGTCTAGATTTAGAGATGGGCTTTATTGAAGATGAAAGAGATGTGATGGCTTTAGAAACCCGGATGCTTAAAGAAATTTTCGCCTTTATAAAGGAGGAATGTGCCAGGGAGTTGGATTTATTGGAGGTAGAGGTGCCGGAGATAGGTGATGAGATTCCTTCTATAAAATTTCCAGAGGCGTTAGAGATTTTACGTCAGGAATATGGCAAAGAAGATCTTAAGATGGATTTAGACCCGGAAGGAGAACGGTTAATTGCTAAATATGTGAAAGAACGGTACGGATCTGAATTTGTCTTTATCACCCACTATCCTCAGGCAAAGCGACCTATGTACACTATGCCTGCAGAAGATGGATTGACCCACAGTTTTGATTTGCTCTTCAGGGGATTGGAAATTACAACCGGCGGTCAGCGAATTCATGACTATGAACAACTAAAAGCCAGTATTATCTCCCGGGGTTTATCGGTGGAAAGTTTCAGCGACTATCTGGAAGTCTTTAAATTTGGTATGCCGCCTCATGGGGGACTTGCTATTGGCTTAGAAAGACTGACAGGACAGCTTTTAGGATATAAAAATATTCGCCAGACCACTCTCTTTCCCCGGGATCGTTACCGGATTCGTCCATAA
- a CDS encoding cysteine desulfurase family protein produces MEEVVYLDNSATTRVAPEVIDAMVKMMEKDYGNPSSLHRMGITVEKKINKAREQIAKILGVKPKEIIFTSGGTEANNLAIRGVVYQYNKRGRHLITTRIEHPSVLNTFQRLEEEGFEVTYLPVDREGFISIEELKSAITPETILVSIMHVNNEIGTIQPIQKMGEVIKEINPRTIFHVDAVQSFGKLSLNPIQMKVDLLTISGHKIHGPKGIGALYCNEKINLKPLVEGGGQEWNIRSGTENVPGIIGLGLASQLIVKEREANVERLKDLKGWFLKELKKLIPDVKINGPESVEDIKEGKSAPYIINLSFPGLKGEVLLHALEDFNIYVSTGSACHSRKSAPSHVLQAIGLNQRELESAIRISLSFHTQKEELEYLLEHLPDLVVELRNLMQR; encoded by the coding sequence ATGGAAGAGGTTGTCTATCTTGATAATAGTGCTACAACCCGGGTTGCTCCTGAAGTAATTGATGCTATGGTAAAGATGATGGAAAAGGATTATGGTAATCCTTCATCTCTTCATCGGATGGGTATTACTGTGGAGAAAAAGATAAACAAAGCCAGAGAACAGATAGCTAAAATATTAGGTGTTAAACCGAAAGAAATTATCTTTACATCGGGTGGTACTGAAGCAAATAACCTGGCCATTCGCGGTGTTGTTTATCAATATAATAAGCGAGGCAGGCATTTAATAACGACCAGGATTGAACATCCTTCTGTTTTAAATACATTTCAGCGGTTAGAAGAGGAAGGATTTGAGGTTACATATTTGCCAGTTGATAGGGAAGGATTTATCAGTATAGAAGAGTTAAAATCAGCCATTACTCCTGAGACGATTCTGGTAAGCATTATGCATGTTAATAATGAAATCGGAACCATTCAACCAATTCAGAAGATGGGAGAAGTGATTAAAGAGATAAATCCCCGTACTATTTTTCATGTTGATGCAGTCCAATCTTTTGGAAAACTGTCCTTAAATCCGATTCAGATGAAAGTGGATCTTTTGACCATTAGTGGTCACAAGATTCATGGTCCTAAGGGAATTGGTGCACTTTATTGTAATGAGAAAATTAATTTGAAGCCTTTAGTTGAAGGTGGAGGTCAAGAGTGGAATATACGCTCGGGAACGGAGAATGTTCCGGGAATAATAGGATTGGGTCTTGCTTCTCAATTGATTGTAAAAGAGAGAGAAGCAAATGTAGAGCGTTTAAAGGATTTAAAAGGATGGTTTTTAAAGGAACTTAAAAAGCTTATTCCTGATGTGAAGATCAATGGTCCTGAATCGGTGGAAGATATAAAAGAAGGCAAAAGTGCACCTTATATTATCAATTTATCCTTTCCAGGGCTTAAGGGAGAGGTATTGCTCCACGCACTGGAGGATTTTAATATCTATGTTTCTACCGGATCAGCCTGTCACTCCCGAAAGAGTGCTCCAAGCCATGTTTTACAGGCCATTGGGCTTAATCAGAGAGAACTGGAGAGTGCAATACGGATCAGTTTATCTTTCCATACGCAAAAAGAAGAGTTAGAATACCTGTTAGAACATTTACCTGATCTGGTAGTTGAATTACGAAATTTAATGCAGAGGTGA